TACTGGGCGATCTGGGTGTAGGTGATGCCCTTCATGCCCCCCAGCACCGCGTAGATGAACACGATGGCCATGCCGATGAGGACGCCCACCTCGAACTCCACCTCGAGGAAGCGGCCGAAGGCCACGCCCACGCCCTTCATCTGGCCGATGACGTAAGTGACGGAGGCCACGATGAGGCACAGCACCGCCACCAGGCGGGCGGTCTGGGAGTAATAACGCTCGCCGATGAACTCGGGCACCGTGAACTTGCCGAACTTGCGCAGGTAGGGGGCCAGCAGCATGGCCAGCAGCACGTAACCGCCGGTCCACCCCATGAGGTAGACCGAGGCATCGTAGCCACTGAAGGCGATGAGCCCCGCCATGGAGATGAAGGAGGCGGCGGACATCCAGTCGGCCGCCGTGGCCATGCCGTTGGCGATGGGGTTCACGCCCTTGCCGGCGACATAGAACTCACCGGTGGTAGCGGCCCGGGCCCAGATGGCGATGCCGATGTAGAGGGCGAAGGTGCCGCCCACGAACAGATAGATAAGGGTCTGCAGTTCCATGGGAGGCTCCTCAGTCTTCGTGCAGGTCGAACTTGCGATCGAGGGCGTTCATGCGCCAGGCATAGACGAAGATGAGCACCAGGAAGGTATAGATGGAGCCCTGCTGGGCGAACCAGAAGCCGAGGCCGACGCCGCCGAGGCGTATGGCATTCAGTGGCTCCACGAGAATGATGCCGA
The Gammaproteobacteria bacterium DNA segment above includes these coding regions:
- a CDS encoding DUF4212 domain-containing protein; the protein is MSDSAKAYWKANIRLVTILLVIWFAVSYLFGIILVEPLNAIRLGGVGLGFWFAQQGSIYTFLVLIFVYAWRMNALDRKFDLHED